The segment acagagccacgaggatgacgaagggagtggagcatctcccttacgacggatggctgagggagctgggtctctttagcttggagagCAGGAGACTCGGGGGTGACCTTAATGTGTAAAGGATGAGTGTCAGCAGGACGGAGCCAGGTTCTTCTCTGTGACATCTAAAGATAGGACAAGAAGCAACGGGTGCAAGCTGGAATGTTCAGTTTGCATCTCACGTTCTGTGTAAATATGAGACGAAACTttttcacggtgagggtgagagaacactggaacaggctgacCACGGGACTTGTGGAGttcccttctctggagacattcaaaacctgcctcGATGCGTTCTTGTGCGACGTCATCTAAgtcttcctgctctggcagtggGAACAGACTAGACGATCgttcaaggtcccttccaatccctcatattttgtgattctgtgtgattctagCAAAGCTTTCATACTTCCTCTCGCAGTACCCTTCTGGACAAAACGGACAGCAAACAGCTCATCAACTACACAGCACGATGGGAAAACAACCCCCAGACGAGGCGGCCTCAGCGGCTTACACTAAACGGGGTTacagcaggctggcagccagtcactaaCGGGATGCCCTAGGCCGCCATTTTAGGGACAGGGCTCTTTAACGCCTTCATAAAAAACCTGGATGAAGGACTCAAAGGCAGAACAGGTGACTTACCAAACAACACCACACTCGGAGGAGGCGCGGACTCCTGCAAGGACACAGAGCCCTTGCACGGAGCTCTTGGCAAACCAGAGGGCTGGGCACTCACCAACCACCTCACGCGCACCAACAGCAAGTGCTGCATTGGGCTGCACCggggacggggcaaccctgcCTTCACCTACACACGGGAGGAACACAGGCCGGACAGTGGCCCCACAGAAACACGTCTCAGGGTTTGGGTCAACGCCAAGGgcaacgtgagccagcagcatgccctggcagaCAAAAGGGCCAGCCGTATCCTGGGCGGCCACGGGCACagcgagggaagggattgtcccactctgctctggggcagcctcacctcgagcaccCTCTACCCTTCTGGGTACCACAAAACAAGGGCATAAAGCCATTGGAGAACTTCCACAGGAGGGAAACGGAGACTGTGAAAGGTCCAGAGAGCAAGACGTGTGAGCAGTAGATGAGGTCCCTCACTTCCTTCAGCCAACAATAGAGGAGACGGAGGGGTCGCCTCATGCCGGCCTacagctccctcatgagggagcagaggggcaggcgctgagctctgctctctggggacagcaacaggaccccAGGGAACcgcatggagctgggacaggggagggtcaggctggctCTTCGGAAAAGGTTCTTCCCAGACAAGGTAGCTGGACACTGGAACACGCTCCACAGGGAGATGGGCACGGCACCGAACCCTCCCGGAGCTCAAGGAGTGCTTGGACAAGGCTCTCAGAAATACGGTTTGGTTCTTGGCTCCTCCAGCATGGACCCGGGACTTGACTCCATGATCCTTGAGGGTCCCTTCGCACTCACAATATACCATGGTTCTACAATTCTTCTTGCCTCCTGACACCTTCACAGCCTCCTTGACAGCCTTCTTCCCACAAGGACCAACCAACGCCTACATGCCATGACAGAGGAAAGAGCTCCTTGCCATTCTACTGCTTCACAAATAACTAAtaccaaaacccaaacccaatACAACCAGCAAGCGGCCTTCACACAACAAAAGCACATGCTCAGAAAGGCAATTCTGaagggcaaaagaaaagcaCGACAGCACTCCTCAAGGAATAAAGGGAAACCCTCACACATCcacaccacaaccgctctcgCGGCCTCTGCCCCAGCGCTTGCACACCCTGCCTTCAACCACACCACCACTGCAGACAACCTCCCTTCACCCACAACACCCCCCTCACAGGGAGGCACGCGCAGCACCACGGCCAATGCAGTGTCCTCTCTGGAGACACGAGATGGACTTGATGAGTTAGGGCAACAACGCTAgggaagggtctagagaacaagtcttatgagggGGGCAGAGGGACCCTGTGTCCCTCCGCTTGTACGAAAGagggctcaggggagaccttgcTGTACTTCACAAATAACTTAAAGGACGTTGCGTTGCAAGGTGGAGAATGGGGCTCTTCTCCACAGCACTAAGAGGGAAAAGGGCCTTACGGTTCACCAGGAGAGGTCTAGCTTGGAGATGAGGAGAAATTTCATGACTGAAAGGGTTGGGCAAGCATTGGAATAGGCCGTCCGGCAAAATGGTTGAGTCAAtatccctggagatcttcaagaAACGCGTACATTCAGGACTTAATGGCAAGGGTTACTGCTGGACTTTAATTCAAGATCAATGGTtcaactagatgatcttagacATCTTCCCCAAactcaatgattctatgaccctTGGGGGTCCCTTCATTTGCAGGGAACGCTACCATAAAGTTCCTCTTCATCCGAAAACAAAACACACGCAAACCCAAGAGATGGGTGATCCAACACAGGGACAAGGAGCAGACATGCTTTGGGAAGCTCCATCCATACAGACATTCAAAGCACAGGAGCACAAGGGACACATCTCCTCCAATGATACCTGACCGCAGAACCGCAGTAGGACCGAGCAGCTCACAACACCCCTGCCTCCAGAAACACCTCTAAACCTGCAATGAACGACTGCGCTGAAAGTAAAAGGGAACAGACAGGCAAAATAAGACCACGaagaaaaaacccaaacctAACACTAGGGCATGACATAGGGAAAGTGGACCTAGGAAGGAAGAGCAATCGTGGGGAGTACTCAACTACTCTCCCTCAAGGCCAAAagggaaacacaaagaaaagcacatcCGCAACACAGCTGCACCAGCACCCTCTCCCCACCACTTTCACATCCCCCACACAAACACTAAGGACAGATTACCCACCACctcaacaaaaaacaccagccAAGCACCTACACCACGCTCAGGGCCACCCCAACAACGCACTTCCCCACACACCACAACcaccaaaactgaaaaccaCAGCCGGAAACTCTCACCAACCAGAAAGCGAcgaagggaaagaaagatgcCGCACCGCATAAAGCCCGACACACGGCAGCACCCCGAGCACTGCCACCACCCGCACCACCACCCAGCCCCAACAGGCTCCTGCCCAGCACAACCCAACTCCCACCATGCCTGGGCCCGCAGCCCCAACACCAACAGCCATCCACAGCGCCCTGgcgctcctgctcctcctcacgCCTCCCGCCAACgccttctcctgcagccccctgcgcCTCCACGACAGCGCCTTCCCCTGGgacagcctccagctcctccgcGACAtggctcccagccccacgcagccctgCCCGCAGCAACACGCGCCTTGCTCCTTCCCGGACACCCTCCTGGACACCAACGACACACAGCAAGCCGCACACACCgtccaccacctcctccaacACCTCTTCGacaccctcagcagccccagcacccccgcgCACTGGCTCGACACCGCACGCCACGACCTCCTcaaccagctccagcaccacatCCACCACCTCGAGCGCTGCTTCCCAGCCGACGCCACGCGCTTCCACAGGCGAGGGCCCCGCAACCTTCACCTCAGCATCAACAAGTACTTCGGCTGCATCCAACACTTCCTCCAGAACCACACCTACAGCCCCTGCGCCTGGGACCACGTCCGCCTCGAGGCTCACGCCTGCTTCCAGCGCATCCACCGCCTCACCCGCACCATGCGCTAAGAGGAGCCCCACACGCGCACCTCTGCCCTGACGCCCCCCTTCGCCCACCACACACGGACGCTGACAAGAACTGACCAGAGCCCAGagcccaccaccacccaccACCTCCttatttaactatttatttcAACCAAGCTTGTCATCTATTTATTAACTATTTATGCAAAGTAAATAAAGACCTTTTGTAAGAACCTGACC is part of the Cygnus atratus isolate AKBS03 ecotype Queensland, Australia unplaced genomic scaffold, CAtr_DNAZoo_HiC_assembly HiC_scaffold_171, whole genome shotgun sequence genome and harbors:
- the LOC126913676 gene encoding interferon, with the translated sequence MPGPAAPTPTAIHSALALLLLLTPPANAFSCSPLRLHDSAFPWDSLQLLRDMAPSPTQPCPQQHAPCSFPDTLLDTNDTQQAAHTVHHLLQHLFDTLSSPSTPAHWLDTARHDLLNQLQHHIHHLERCFPADATRFHRRGPRNLHLSINKYFGCIQHFLQNHTYSPCAWDHVRLEAHACFQRIHRLTRTMR